Proteins from one bacterium genomic window:
- a CDS encoding TrkA family potassium uptake protein, which produces MKRVAVFGLGRFGDSVARTLHDEGVEVLAVDRDRHLVDKLKDHVSVAVSFDATDRENLERFEIGHMDAVVVGIGDHFEASVMVTLLCKELGVPHIICKALTPDQAKALLKIGADQVVQPEHQMGRWLAENMLRDSVVNMVELPEGYSLARIRVRESWCGRTLAELRMLSDARLNLIQVHRRPQTTTGEPKRIPLPSGNFKLLEGDVLDVIGENGILSTYEFVNH; this is translated from the coding sequence ATGAAGCGAGTCGCGGTATTCGGCCTGGGACGCTTCGGCGACAGCGTGGCCCGCACGCTGCACGATGAAGGCGTCGAGGTGCTCGCGGTCGATCGGGACCGCCATCTGGTGGACAAGCTCAAGGACCACGTCTCGGTGGCCGTCTCCTTCGACGCCACCGATCGGGAGAACCTGGAACGGTTCGAGATCGGGCACATGGACGCCGTCGTCGTCGGCATCGGCGACCATTTCGAGGCGAGCGTCATGGTCACCCTGCTCTGCAAGGAACTCGGCGTCCCGCACATCATCTGCAAGGCGCTGACGCCGGACCAGGCCAAGGCCCTGCTGAAGATCGGCGCGGACCAGGTCGTCCAGCCCGAGCACCAGATGGGAAGGTGGCTCGCCGAGAACATGTTGCGCGATTCGGTCGTCAACATGGTGGAGCTCCCCGAGGGCTACAGCCTGGCGCGCATCCGGGTGCGCGAGTCGTGGTGCGGCCGGACTCTTGCGGAACTGCGGATGCTGAGTGACGCCCGGTTGAATCTGATCCAGGTCCACCGTCGGCCGCAGACGACGACCGGGGAGCCGAAGCGCATACCGCTCCCGAGCGGGAATTTCAAGCTGCTGGAAGGCGATGTGCTGGATGTGATCGGAGAGAACGGTATTTTATCGACTTACGAGTTCGTCAACCACTAG
- the rfbC gene encoding dTDP-4-dehydrorhamnose 3,5-epimerase, translating into MKITKTDIPDVLVIEPNVFQDERGFFLESFNVRAWREATGLETVFVQDNHSCSNHGVVRGLHYQVESVQGKLVRVVRGEIYDVALDLRRSSPTCGRWTGVLLSEANKRLCWIPAGFAHAFMALSETADVLYKTTDYYAPEHERSICWDDPDLAIDWPLPANAVLSEKDRRAVPFREAELLP; encoded by the coding sequence GTGAAGATAACAAAGACAGATATACCGGATGTCCTGGTGATCGAGCCCAATGTCTTCCAGGACGAACGGGGTTTCTTCCTGGAGAGCTTCAACGTCCGCGCCTGGCGGGAAGCCACCGGGCTGGAGACGGTTTTCGTGCAGGACAATCACTCGTGTTCGAATCACGGCGTGGTCCGGGGCTTGCATTACCAGGTCGAATCGGTCCAGGGCAAGCTGGTCCGCGTGGTGCGCGGGGAGATCTACGACGTGGCGCTGGACCTGCGCCGCAGTTCTCCCACCTGCGGACGCTGGACGGGCGTCTTGCTCTCCGAGGCGAACAAGCGGCTATGCTGGATCCCCGCCGGATTCGCCCACGCCTTCATGGCCCTCTCGGAGACGGCCGATGTCCTGTACAAGACGACGGACTACTACGCTCCCGAACACGAGCGCAGCATCTGCTGGGACGATCCGGATCTGGCCATCGACTGGCCGCTGCCAGCGAACGCAGTCCTGTCGGAGAAGGACAGGCGCGCCGTACCGTTCCGCGAGGCCGAACTGCTGCCCTGA
- a CDS encoding Trk family potassium uptake protein, which produces MKRRELKRQLRIRPGSAFVLGLGAVITVGTLALALPAADPSGEPVPLLDALFTATSAVCVTGLIVRDTAVDFTPYGQVVILVLIQLGGLGVMSVAGTVSLLLGRGIGLRESSLLRDLFEGQVLRESRQILRFIVGFTIIAEVLGTAVLYIGLADSIPARGDRLWHAAFHAVSAFCNAGFSLNSDSLVSQAGDPLVVDAVAGLIIVGGLGFPVAANLRGWLLGRARAGRSRFRLSVQARIVLLLTVVLLCGGTMLLAALEWRGAFAGEGIPGKLGLAFFQSATARTAGFNTMDLANLSGASLLLLIVLMCVGAAPGSTAGGIKLTTVAVLWANLRAIAKGGSAPHLFDREIGALTVRRSFMILTTWITTMTVALFVLLVTEGRGLTETLFETVSAMGTVGLSLGLTPELSGTGRVMVVLLMFLGRLGPLAVAYGLVRPAREHAVRFAETDLLVG; this is translated from the coding sequence ATGAAGCGCCGGGAGCTCAAGAGGCAACTGAGGATCAGGCCCGGTTCTGCCTTCGTGCTCGGTCTGGGCGCCGTGATCACGGTCGGCACTCTGGCCCTCGCACTCCCCGCCGCCGACCCCTCGGGCGAACCCGTGCCGCTGCTCGACGCGTTGTTCACCGCGACCTCGGCCGTCTGCGTCACCGGCCTGATCGTGCGGGACACGGCCGTCGATTTCACACCCTACGGACAGGTCGTGATCCTGGTCCTGATCCAGCTCGGAGGCCTGGGCGTGATGTCCGTGGCGGGCACGGTCTCCCTGCTGCTGGGGCGCGGCATCGGCCTGCGGGAGTCCAGCCTTTTGCGCGATCTCTTCGAGGGACAAGTGCTGAGGGAGTCCCGACAGATCCTTCGCTTCATCGTCGGGTTCACCATCATAGCCGAGGTGCTGGGCACCGCCGTTCTCTACATCGGCTTGGCCGACAGCATCCCCGCGCGGGGCGACCGTCTCTGGCACGCCGCTTTCCACGCGGTATCCGCCTTCTGCAACGCCGGCTTCTCGCTCAACTCCGATTCCCTGGTCTCGCAGGCGGGCGACCCGCTGGTGGTGGACGCGGTGGCGGGGCTCATCATCGTGGGCGGACTGGGTTTTCCCGTCGCGGCCAACCTGCGCGGCTGGCTGCTGGGCAGGGCCCGCGCCGGACGGAGCCGTTTCCGACTGTCCGTGCAGGCGCGCATCGTGCTGCTGCTGACGGTGGTCCTGCTGTGCGGCGGCACCATGCTGCTGGCCGCGCTGGAGTGGCGCGGCGCCTTCGCGGGCGAAGGGATCCCGGGCAAGCTCGGCCTGGCGTTCTTCCAGTCGGCCACCGCGCGCACGGCCGGCTTCAACACGATGGATCTGGCAAATCTCTCCGGCGCCTCCCTGCTGCTCCTCATAGTCCTGATGTGCGTGGGGGCCGCTCCCGGTTCCACGGCCGGCGGCATCAAGCTGACGACGGTCGCGGTGCTCTGGGCCAACCTGAGGGCGATTGCCAAGGGCGGCAGCGCGCCGCACCTCTTCGACCGCGAGATCGGCGCCTTGACGGTCCGCCGCTCCTTCATGATCCTGACCACCTGGATCACGACGATGACCGTCGCGCTCTTCGTGCTGCTCGTCACCGAGGGCAGAGGCCTGACCGAGACGCTGTTCGAGACCGTGTCGGCCATGGGCACCGTGGGCCTTTCGCTCGGCCTGACCCCCGAGCTGTCCGGAACCGGCCGGGTGATGGTCGTCCTGTTGATGTTCCTGGGCCGCCTGGGGCCCCTCGCGGTGGCGTACGGACTCGTACGACCCGCCCGCGAGCACGCGGTCCGTTTCGCCGAAACCGACCTGCTCGTGGGCTGA
- the cysC gene encoding adenylyl-sulfate kinase: MTSPKSRNITWTHSAIKRTERAERNGHRSAILWFTGLSGSGKSTLSHCVEKALFARGCQTYILDGDNIRFALNRDLGFSPDDRTENIRRIGEVAKLMLDAGVIVLTAFISPYRTDRDVNRELVEDGDFIEIYTKCALEECENRDPKGLYKKARAGEIKEFTGISAPYEEPLHPEIVVETDAHDVDHCVAQIVADLVERGVLDV; the protein is encoded by the coding sequence ATGACCTCACCGAAAAGCCGCAACATCACCTGGACCCATTCCGCCATCAAGCGCACCGAGCGCGCCGAGCGCAACGGGCATCGCAGCGCGATCCTCTGGTTCACCGGGCTGTCCGGCTCGGGCAAGTCCACGCTCTCGCACTGTGTGGAGAAGGCCCTCTTCGCACGGGGTTGTCAGACCTACATCCTGGACGGCGACAACATACGCTTCGCCCTGAACCGCGATCTGGGCTTCAGCCCCGACGACCGCACCGAGAACATCCGCCGCATCGGCGAGGTGGCCAAGCTGATGCTGGACGCTGGTGTCATCGTGCTGACGGCCTTCATCTCGCCGTACCGTACCGACCGCGATGTCAACCGCGAGCTGGTCGAGGACGGGGATTTCATCGAGATCTACACCAAATGCGCCCTGGAGGAGTGCGAGAACCGCGATCCCAAGGGCCTGTACAAGAAGGCCCGCGCCGGGGAGATCAAGGAGTTCACGGGCATCAGCGCCCCGTACGAGGAGCCGCTCCATCCCGAGATCGTGGTCGAAACCGACGCCCACGACGTGGACCACTGCGTCGCGCAGATCGTCGCGGACCTGGTCGAGCGGGGCGTGCTGGACGTCTGA
- a CDS encoding polyribonucleotide nucleotidyltransferase yields the protein MNVHTVTLEMNGTEFSLETGRMARQAGGSVFVGMGDTRALVTATADKQPSDRDFLPLFVEYRNKTYAAGKIPGGFFKREARPSERETLSCRLIDRPLRPMFPDGYRHATDVVSFIVSSDDDYHADVLSITGASCALNLSDIPFTEYVSGVRVAETEGELVVNPSFDQLSESNMDLVVAGTDDIICMIEGSCLEINEDTLLDAIDFAHGWIRKLNAMQRELVAKAGAKEKFAIAVPQLDEAKFAAVRDFASAELEAAVRTAAKLERQDALAALQQKVGEQFADENGTPDPVALAAFAKLEKQIMRAMVVKEGVRADGRDLTTVRPITIDLGVLPRAHGSALFTRGETQSLGTVTLGTKMDEQKIDALEGEWWNNYYLHYNFPPFSVGETGRYSGTGRREIGHGKLGERAIKPVLPTHEDFPYTIRIVSDILESNGSSSMATVCSGCLALLQAGVPITKSVAGVAMGLIKEGDDVAVLTDILGVEDHLGDMDFKVTGTRDGITAFQMDTKIGGITREIMTRALADARNARNHILDVMDAVISEPAPELCAYAPKIVTIQIPPKKIGELIGPGGKVIKKLQEETETNIEINDEGMVFVSAPDQAKGDECIARIRLMMTEPEIGAVYTGRVVSIVDFGAFVEYLPGKEGLLHISELEHFRVGNVEDVLTLNENVEVKLVEVDGRTGKVRLSRKALLPVPEGMEAQPANSGRGGRGGQDRGGDRRPPRRRR from the coding sequence ATGAACGTACACACAGTCACACTGGAAATGAACGGGACCGAATTCTCCCTCGAGACGGGCCGGATGGCCCGTCAGGCCGGCGGCTCCGTGTTCGTCGGCATGGGCGACACGCGGGCCCTGGTGACGGCGACCGCGGACAAGCAGCCCAGCGACAGGGATTTCCTGCCCCTGTTCGTCGAGTACCGCAACAAGACCTACGCCGCCGGCAAGATCCCGGGCGGCTTCTTCAAGCGCGAAGCGCGTCCCAGCGAGCGCGAGACGCTCTCCTGCCGTCTGATCGACAGGCCCCTGCGTCCCATGTTCCCCGATGGTTACCGCCACGCGACGGACGTGGTGTCGTTCATCGTCAGCTCCGACGACGACTACCACGCGGACGTGCTCAGCATCACCGGCGCCTCCTGCGCCCTGAACCTCTCCGACATCCCGTTCACGGAGTACGTGTCCGGTGTGCGCGTGGCCGAGACGGAAGGCGAACTCGTCGTCAACCCGTCCTTCGACCAGCTGTCCGAGTCGAACATGGACTTGGTCGTCGCCGGCACCGACGATATCATCTGCATGATCGAGGGCTCCTGCCTGGAGATCAACGAGGACACCCTGCTCGACGCCATCGATTTCGCCCACGGCTGGATACGCAAGCTGAACGCCATGCAGCGCGAGCTGGTCGCCAAGGCCGGCGCCAAGGAGAAGTTCGCCATTGCGGTGCCGCAGCTGGACGAGGCCAAATTCGCGGCCGTGAGGGATTTCGCGAGCGCAGAGCTCGAAGCCGCCGTGCGCACCGCAGCCAAGCTGGAGCGGCAGGACGCTTTGGCGGCCCTCCAGCAGAAGGTCGGCGAGCAGTTCGCCGACGAGAACGGCACCCCCGATCCGGTCGCCCTCGCCGCTTTCGCCAAGCTGGAGAAGCAGATCATGCGCGCCATGGTCGTCAAGGAAGGCGTGCGCGCGGACGGCCGCGATCTCACCACCGTGCGGCCCATCACCATCGACCTGGGCGTGCTGCCCCGCGCCCACGGTTCGGCGCTGTTCACACGCGGCGAGACCCAGTCGCTGGGCACCGTGACCCTGGGCACCAAGATGGACGAGCAGAAGATCGACGCCCTGGAAGGGGAGTGGTGGAACAACTACTACCTCCACTACAACTTCCCGCCCTTCAGCGTCGGCGAGACCGGGCGCTACAGCGGCACCGGCCGCCGCGAGATCGGCCACGGCAAGCTCGGCGAGCGCGCCATCAAGCCGGTGCTGCCCACGCACGAGGACTTCCCCTACACGATCCGCATCGTCTCGGACATCCTCGAGTCCAACGGGTCGAGCTCCATGGCCACGGTCTGCTCCGGCTGCCTGGCCCTGCTGCAGGCCGGCGTGCCCATCACGAAGTCCGTGGCTGGCGTGGCCATGGGCCTGATCAAGGAGGGCGACGACGTCGCCGTGCTGACGGACATCCTGGGCGTCGAGGACCATCTCGGCGACATGGACTTCAAGGTGACCGGCACCCGCGACGGCATAACGGCCTTCCAGATGGACACCAAGATCGGCGGCATCACCCGCGAGATCATGACCCGGGCCCTGGCCGACGCGCGCAACGCCCGCAACCACATCCTGGACGTGATGGACGCGGTCATCTCGGAGCCGGCGCCGGAGCTGTGCGCGTATGCCCCGAAGATCGTCACCATCCAGATCCCGCCCAAGAAGATCGGCGAACTCATCGGCCCGGGCGGCAAGGTCATCAAGAAGCTCCAGGAGGAGACCGAGACCAACATCGAGATCAATGACGAGGGCATGGTCTTCGTCTCCGCGCCGGACCAGGCCAAGGGCGACGAGTGCATCGCCCGCATCCGCCTGATGATGACCGAACCCGAGATCGGCGCGGTCTACACCGGCCGCGTGGTCTCGATCGTCGACTTCGGCGCCTTCGTGGAGTACCTGCCCGGCAAGGAGGGCCTGCTCCACATCTCCGAACTCGAGCATTTCCGCGTCGGCAACGTCGAGGACGTGCTGACCCTCAACGAGAATGTGGAGGTCAAGCTCGTCGAGGTGGACGGCCGCACCGGCAAGGTGCGTCTGAGCCGCAAGGCCCTGCTGCCCGTGCCCGAGGGTATGGAAGCCCAGCCAGCCAACAGCGGCCGCGGCGGCCGTGGCGGACAAGACCGCGGCGGCGACCGGCGCCCGCCCCGGCGCCGGCGCTAG
- a CDS encoding aminotransferase class V-fold PLP-dependent enzyme yields MEEMAYLDNAATSYPKPETVYAAMDEFYRRHGVNPGRTGADAAVAAGDVIEATRAELSEFFNNPARDARRLVFTSNATDSLNLCLQGFCRPGDHVVSTCLEHNSLLRPLHEMARENRISFDLAPFGQDGFVDPAAVADLIRPETRLVAMTHGSNVLGTIQDVAAVGAICRERGVALLVDAAQTAGCVPIDMDAMAIDMLAFTGHKSLLGPVGIGGIAVGPDIDLRSTRWGGTGVRSRQLTHLEEYPYRLEAGTLNTLGIAGLRAGLAWVMAQGLEAIAAHEKALAARLCEGFSALPGLQLHCAVADGRHTPVISVTLDGMSPEEIGQRLDVDHGVIVRTGLQCAPLAHAGIGTHDLGTARFSIGPLNEENDIDRAVAAMGELARTAVAR; encoded by the coding sequence CTGGACAACGCAGCGACCTCCTATCCGAAGCCCGAAACGGTCTACGCGGCGATGGACGAATTCTACCGCCGCCACGGGGTCAACCCGGGCCGCACGGGCGCCGACGCCGCCGTGGCCGCGGGCGATGTCATCGAGGCCACGCGCGCAGAGCTCTCCGAATTCTTCAACAATCCGGCGCGCGATGCACGCAGGCTGGTCTTCACCTCGAACGCCACCGACTCGCTCAACCTGTGCCTGCAGGGTTTCTGCCGCCCCGGCGACCATGTGGTCTCGACCTGCCTGGAGCACAACTCCTTGCTGCGCCCCCTGCACGAGATGGCCCGCGAGAACCGCATCAGCTTCGATCTCGCGCCCTTCGGCCAGGATGGGTTCGTGGATCCGGCGGCGGTGGCCGATCTCATCCGGCCAGAGACACGTCTGGTGGCCATGACCCACGGTTCGAACGTGCTCGGCACCATCCAGGACGTCGCCGCCGTCGGCGCCATCTGCCGCGAGCGGGGCGTGGCGCTGCTGGTGGACGCCGCCCAGACCGCCGGTTGCGTGCCCATCGACATGGATGCCATGGCCATCGACATGCTCGCGTTCACGGGCCACAAGTCGCTGCTCGGCCCGGTGGGCATCGGCGGCATCGCCGTGGGGCCCGACATCGATCTGCGCAGCACGCGCTGGGGCGGCACGGGCGTCCGCTCGCGGCAGCTCACCCACCTCGAGGAATACCCCTACCGCCTGGAGGCGGGCACCCTGAACACGCTGGGCATCGCCGGCCTGCGCGCCGGTCTGGCGTGGGTCATGGCGCAGGGCCTGGAAGCCATCGCGGCACACGAGAAGGCGCTGGCAGCGAGGTTGTGCGAGGGCTTCTCCGCCCTGCCGGGCTTGCAGCTGCATTGCGCGGTCGCGGACGGCCGCCACACGCCGGTGATCAGCGTCACCCTCGACGGCATGTCCCCCGAGGAGATCGGCCAGCGTCTGGACGTCGACCACGGCGTCATCGTGCGCACGGGGCTGCAGTGCGCCCCCCTGGCCCACGCGGGCATCGGCACGCACGACCTGGGTACGGCGCGTTTCAGTATCGGTCCGCTCAACGAAGAAAATGACATCGACCGGGCCGTGGCGGCGATGGGCGAACTGGCACGGACGGCAGTGGCGAGATAG
- a CDS encoding OmpA family protein, which produces MLFSKRFVLLTVLVLAFTATWGCAPCSDYKELLTERDATIVDLQAQVAEREATIAEGQQLANDLREQIAQVEAEKDVLVEQLGEVVTVTIPDKVLFASGQTMILDTMVPTLEALRNAINEYPAWDIHIEGYTDSQKIWPDFQEVWPTNWELGAARAAAVTRYMTNSLEMDAMRFAVVSYGPFHPIGDNMTTEGRKQNRFVRIVLHKPESLWARNR; this is translated from the coding sequence ATGCTTTTCTCGAAGCGATTCGTCCTGTTGACAGTGCTGGTCCTGGCTTTTACGGCGACCTGGGGATGCGCACCGTGCAGCGATTACAAGGAGCTTCTCACGGAGCGCGACGCGACGATCGTGGACCTGCAGGCCCAGGTCGCCGAACGCGAGGCGACCATCGCCGAAGGGCAGCAACTGGCCAACGATCTCCGCGAGCAGATCGCCCAGGTGGAGGCCGAGAAGGACGTACTCGTCGAGCAGCTCGGCGAGGTGGTGACGGTTACCATCCCCGACAAGGTGCTCTTCGCCTCCGGCCAGACCATGATCCTCGACACGATGGTGCCCACCCTTGAGGCCCTGCGGAACGCGATCAACGAGTATCCCGCCTGGGACATCCATATCGAGGGCTATACCGACAGCCAGAAGATCTGGCCGGATTTCCAGGAAGTCTGGCCAACCAACTGGGAGCTTGGCGCCGCCCGCGCCGCGGCCGTCACCCGCTACATGACAAACTCGCTGGAGATGGACGCCATGCGTTTCGCCGTGGTCAGCTACGGCCCCTTCCACCCGATCGGCGACAACATGACGACGGAGGGCCGCAAGCAGAACCGCTTCGTGCGCATCGTACTGCACAAGCCGGAAAGTCTCTGGGCACGCAACCGGTGA
- a CDS encoding insulinase family protein, translating into MNLGSYTHETPPRREVLDNGAVVLTVPVSSAHSVALGVWLRRGTQDEPVGLGGLVHFLEHMVFKGSLTRSAFEIACLFDGIGASVDAFTTKDHVAFIINVLPEYFGEASAALADMLLHPAFDEELILLEQEVVCAEIQEARDNPEDLLNDAFVARLYGDHPRSRPILGSRETVCSFDAELLRREHAALFTGPNLVISVAGNISEDMRRCVLEHFGPASLPEDRPSSSRPVVQDAAYAAVSEVMADVRLHDRRLDIPSPLQQCYFEIGNLGVHYRHPDRIPLGMLCNILGGGLSSRIFQSVREREGLAYSIYNYTDMGREVGLVSCAGSCSPEKRDKLEALVRTEYQRLLGGGVSVEELDSNRAQIKSQLVFSLEGVTNQMIRAAKDEIYYGRFLPVSELVELVDAVDPAAILRCAGLYFDPEGLFTAVHGPVAM; encoded by the coding sequence ATGAACCTCGGCTCCTACACGCACGAGACACCGCCGAGGCGTGAAGTGCTGGACAACGGGGCGGTCGTCCTGACCGTCCCGGTGTCGTCAGCTCATTCCGTCGCCCTCGGCGTCTGGCTGCGGCGAGGCACCCAGGACGAGCCGGTCGGCCTCGGCGGCCTGGTCCACTTCCTGGAGCACATGGTCTTCAAGGGTTCGCTCACGCGCAGCGCCTTCGAAATCGCCTGTCTCTTCGATGGCATCGGAGCCTCTGTCGACGCCTTTACCACCAAGGATCACGTCGCCTTCATCATCAACGTGCTGCCCGAATACTTCGGCGAGGCCAGCGCGGCCCTCGCCGATATGTTGCTGCACCCGGCTTTCGACGAGGAACTGATCCTGCTGGAGCAGGAGGTGGTCTGTGCTGAGATCCAGGAGGCACGCGACAATCCCGAGGACCTGCTGAACGACGCCTTCGTGGCGCGTCTCTACGGCGACCACCCCCGCAGCCGTCCCATCCTGGGCTCGCGCGAGACGGTGTGCAGCTTCGACGCCGAGCTCCTGCGCCGCGAGCACGCGGCGCTGTTCACGGGACCGAACCTGGTCATCTCGGTCGCCGGCAACATCAGCGAGGACATGCGCCGCTGCGTGCTCGAGCATTTCGGGCCCGCCTCCCTGCCGGAAGACCGGCCTTCGTCTTCCCGGCCCGTCGTGCAAGATGCCGCCTATGCAGCGGTCAGCGAGGTGATGGCCGACGTCCGGTTGCACGACCGGAGGCTGGACATCCCGAGTCCGCTCCAGCAGTGTTACTTCGAGATCGGCAACCTGGGGGTGCACTACCGTCATCCCGACCGGATCCCGCTCGGCATGTTGTGCAACATCCTAGGGGGAGGGTTGTCGAGCCGGATCTTCCAGTCCGTGCGCGAGCGCGAAGGGCTGGCGTATTCGATCTACAACTACACGGACATGGGACGGGAAGTCGGTCTCGTGAGCTGCGCGGGCTCGTGCTCCCCCGAGAAGCGGGACAAGCTGGAGGCGCTGGTCAGGACTGAGTACCAGCGCCTGCTCGGCGGCGGCGTGTCGGTCGAGGAACTCGACAGCAACCGGGCCCAGATCAAGTCGCAACTCGTCTTCTCCCTGGAGGGCGTCACGAACCAGATGATCCGCGCGGCCAAGGATGAGATCTATTACGGTCGCTTCCTGCCCGTGAGCGAACTGGTCGAACTGGTCGATGCCGTCGATCCGGCTGCCATCTTGCGCTGCGCCGGACTCTACTTCGACCCGGAAGGCCTGTTCACGGCCGTCCACGGTCCCGTCGCGATGTAG
- the rpsO gene encoding 30S ribosomal protein S15: MAFTKEQKDQVIASFRKHDSDSGSPEVQIALLTARITHLTDHFKTHKKDYHSRRGLLKMVGQRKRLLNYLKKKDLDSYRSLIKELGIRG, translated from the coding sequence ATGGCATTTACGAAAGAACAGAAAGACCAGGTAATTGCGTCGTTCAGGAAGCACGACAGCGACTCCGGTTCGCCGGAGGTGCAGATCGCGCTGCTGACCGCCCGCATCACGCATCTGACCGATCATTTCAAGACCCACAAGAAGGACTACCATTCCCGCCGCGGTCTCTTGAAGATGGTCGGCCAGCGCAAGCGGCTGCTCAATTACCTGAAGAAGAAGGATCTCGACAGCTATCGCTCCCTCATCAAGGAACTCGGCATCCGCGGTTGA